In Alicyclobacillus macrosporangiidus CPP55, a single window of DNA contains:
- the nikC gene encoding nickel transporter permease, whose protein sequence is MNAHGQTAGVPAESVLRTPPKRSVWVDAWKRLKRQRAAMVGGSLVALFIVIGLLAPVLAPYDPTAQDLSHHLQPASAQHWLGTDEAGRDELSRLLYGARISLTIGFFSVVSSLIVGALLGLVAGFFGGWADVLISRVFDVMLAFPSILLAIAIVAILGPGLFNALLAVAIINVPTYGRLIRSRVLSVKQEEYVLACRALGMSNARLLFRHVLPNSWAPLIVQATLGIGTAILDAAALGFLGLGAQPPSPEWGKMLSDAKDYISNAPWIVAAPGIAIALSVLGFNLFGDGLRDALDPKMK, encoded by the coding sequence ATGAACGCACACGGACAAACGGCGGGCGTTCCGGCCGAGTCGGTTCTGCGCACCCCGCCGAAGCGCTCCGTCTGGGTGGACGCGTGGAAGCGCCTGAAGCGGCAGCGGGCGGCGATGGTGGGCGGGAGCCTGGTCGCGCTGTTCATCGTGATCGGCCTGTTGGCCCCCGTCCTGGCGCCATACGATCCCACGGCTCAAGATCTGAGTCATCATCTCCAGCCGGCTTCCGCGCAGCACTGGCTGGGGACGGACGAGGCTGGCCGCGACGAACTCTCCCGCCTTTTGTACGGGGCGCGCATCTCGCTGACCATCGGCTTTTTCTCGGTGGTCTCCTCGCTGATCGTCGGGGCGCTTCTCGGCCTCGTGGCGGGGTTTTTCGGCGGTTGGGCGGATGTGTTGATCTCGCGCGTTTTCGATGTGATGCTGGCCTTTCCGAGCATCCTGTTGGCCATCGCCATCGTCGCTATCCTCGGCCCGGGGCTGTTCAACGCCCTCTTGGCCGTCGCCATCATCAACGTGCCGACGTACGGGCGATTGATTCGATCGCGCGTGTTGAGCGTCAAGCAGGAGGAGTACGTCTTGGCCTGCCGTGCCCTGGGGATGTCCAATGCGCGGCTGCTGTTTCGCCACGTGCTGCCCAACAGTTGGGCACCCCTGATTGTGCAGGCGACCCTGGGCATCGGCACCGCCATCCTCGACGCGGCGGCCCTCGGATTTCTCGGTCTGGGTGCTCAGCCGCCGAGCCCGGAATGGGGGAAAATGCTGTCGGACGCGAAGGACTACATCTCGAATGCACCCTGGATTGTCGCGGCCCCAGGCATTGCCATCGCGCTCAGCGTGCTCGGCTTCAATCTGTTCGGGGATGGCCTGCGCGACGCCTTGGATCCGAAGATGAAGTGA
- a CDS encoding ABC transporter permease: protein MLQYAIRRILQLIPVLFGVSIVVFAIIHLIPGDPAQVILGQQADPQTVADLRHNLGLDKPLYQQYLLFLAQILHGDLGKSLVTQQPIASEMFPHLAATAELTLFSMVFAIVVGVNAGILSAWKRNTWFDYVAMVIALVGVSVPIFWLGLMEQWLFGLKLHWLPVIGRADPRDPVTEVTHFYLIDTLLAGNTHQFWTVVQHLILPGIALGTIPMAVIARMTRSSMLEVLKHDYVRTARAKGLADFWVIYKHALKNSFAPVLTVIGIQLGSLLGGAVLTETIFGWPGVGLYLYNGIGARDYPVIQSGILVLSVIFIVVNLIVDLLYAYFDPRIQYK, encoded by the coding sequence GTGCTTCAGTACGCGATTCGCCGGATCTTGCAACTGATCCCCGTGCTGTTCGGGGTGTCCATCGTGGTGTTCGCCATCATCCACCTGATCCCGGGCGACCCAGCGCAGGTGATCCTGGGGCAGCAGGCGGATCCGCAGACGGTCGCGGACCTGCGCCACAACCTCGGATTGGACAAGCCGCTGTACCAGCAGTACCTGCTGTTTCTCGCGCAGATCCTGCACGGTGACCTCGGGAAGTCGCTGGTGACGCAACAGCCCATCGCGTCGGAGATGTTTCCGCATCTGGCGGCGACGGCGGAGCTGACCTTGTTCAGCATGGTGTTCGCCATCGTCGTCGGCGTCAACGCGGGTATCCTGTCGGCCTGGAAGCGCAACACCTGGTTCGACTACGTGGCGATGGTCATTGCCCTCGTCGGCGTGTCGGTACCCATCTTCTGGCTGGGCCTGATGGAACAGTGGTTGTTCGGTTTGAAGCTGCACTGGCTGCCGGTGATCGGGCGGGCGGACCCGCGCGATCCGGTGACGGAGGTCACGCACTTTTATCTGATTGACACCCTGCTCGCCGGGAACACCCATCAGTTCTGGACGGTCGTGCAGCACCTCATCCTGCCGGGCATCGCCCTTGGGACCATTCCGATGGCGGTGATCGCCCGCATGACCCGTTCCAGCATGCTCGAGGTGCTGAAACACGACTACGTGCGAACGGCGCGGGCCAAGGGATTGGCAGACTTCTGGGTGATCTACAAGCATGCGTTGAAAAACTCGTTCGCGCCTGTGCTGACCGTGATCGGCATCCAGTTGGGGTCACTGTTGGGCGGCGCCGTGTTGACGGAGACCATCTTCGGCTGGCCCGGTGTCGGGCTGTACCTGTACAACGGGATCGGCGCGCGCGATTATCCCGTCATTCAGTCCGGGATCCTCGTGCTGTCGGTGATCTTCATCGTGGTCAACCTGATTGTCGATCTCTTGTACGCCTACTTCGACCCGCGGATCCAGTACAAGTGA
- a CDS encoding ABC transporter ATP-binding protein: protein MGEVLLEVKDLKTYYPIRSGVLQRVTGYVRAVDGVSFTIEDGETLGLVGESGSGKSTTGRSILRLTEPTGGEVWFQGKNLLRLDEREMRPMRRHLQIIFQDPYASLDPRMTVEQILEEPLLVHGVQDRAERRRRVQELLEVVGLGAYHMHRYAHEFSGGQRQRIGIARALALHPKLIVADEPVSALDVSIQSQVLNLMQDLQEQFQLTYLFIAHDLSVVRHISTRIGVMYLGRLVELGPSEPVYDEPLHPYTQALLSAVPVPDPEAKRERIVLKGDVPSASNPPSGCAFHPRCPYAMDVCKTVRPEWKQAAPGRFVACHLHA from the coding sequence GTGGGCGAGGTGTTGCTCGAGGTCAAAGACCTGAAGACGTACTACCCCATCCGCTCGGGCGTACTGCAACGGGTCACCGGGTATGTCCGGGCGGTCGATGGTGTTTCGTTCACGATTGAGGACGGAGAGACGCTCGGCCTCGTCGGGGAGAGCGGCAGCGGAAAGTCCACCACTGGCCGGTCGATCCTGCGCCTGACCGAGCCGACGGGCGGAGAGGTGTGGTTTCAGGGCAAAAACCTGCTTCGCCTGGATGAACGCGAGATGCGCCCGATGCGGCGGCATCTGCAGATCATCTTTCAGGATCCGTATGCGTCGCTCGACCCGCGGATGACGGTCGAACAGATCTTGGAGGAACCCCTGTTGGTGCACGGCGTCCAGGACCGCGCCGAACGTCGCCGGCGGGTGCAGGAGCTGCTCGAGGTGGTCGGTCTGGGTGCCTACCACATGCACCGCTACGCCCACGAATTCAGCGGAGGCCAGCGGCAGCGCATCGGGATCGCCCGCGCCCTAGCGCTGCACCCGAAACTGATTGTCGCCGATGAACCGGTCTCTGCCCTGGACGTGAGCATTCAGTCGCAAGTGTTGAATCTGATGCAGGACCTGCAGGAGCAGTTCCAGTTGACATACCTGTTCATCGCTCATGATTTGAGCGTGGTGCGCCACATCAGCACCCGCATCGGCGTGATGTACCTTGGGCGGTTGGTCGAACTCGGACCGAGCGAACCCGTGTACGATGAGCCCCTGCACCCGTACACGCAGGCCCTGCTGTCTGCGGTACCGGTGCCGGACCCGGAGGCGAAGCGGGAGCGCATCGTGTTGAAGGGGGACGTGCCGAGCGCGTCCAATCCGCCGTCCGGTTGCGCGTTTCATCCACGCTGCCCGTACGCGATGGATGTCTGCAAGACGGTCCGGCCGGAGTGGAAGCAGGCGGCGCCGGGCCGCTTTGTCGCCTGCCACCTGCACGCGTGA
- a CDS encoding ABC transporter ATP-binding protein codes for MEPLLRVRGLRTHFFTDEGVVRSVDGVDLEVKDGETLGIVGESGCGKSVTSLSIMRLVPSPPGRIVAGEIRFQGKDLLKLSDAEMRKIRGNEIAMIFQEPMTSLNPVFRIGDQIAEVLRLHLHLSKKQAWARAVELLREVGIPRPEQIVHDYPHQLSGGMRQRVMIAMAMACRPKLLIADEPTTALDVTIQAQILDLMRAIKQEAGTSIVMITHDLGVVAEMCDRVVVMYAGKVVEEADVHTLFKRPQHPYTQGLLASMPRLNERRKRLVAIPGNVPTPFEMPKGCKFAPRCPHATAVCHESEPELLPIADDRPHTVRCWLHSEHQQALAAAADGQMGG; via the coding sequence ATGGAACCACTGCTGCGCGTAAGGGGTCTGCGTACTCATTTCTTCACCGATGAAGGCGTCGTCCGATCGGTGGACGGGGTGGACCTGGAGGTGAAGGACGGCGAGACGCTCGGGATCGTCGGGGAATCCGGCTGCGGCAAGAGCGTCACATCTCTGTCCATCATGCGCCTCGTCCCGTCTCCGCCCGGCCGTATCGTCGCCGGGGAGATCCGGTTTCAAGGCAAGGACCTGCTGAAGTTGAGCGACGCCGAAATGCGGAAGATCCGTGGCAACGAGATCGCGATGATCTTTCAGGAGCCGATGACGAGCCTGAACCCGGTGTTCCGCATCGGGGACCAGATCGCGGAGGTGCTGCGCCTGCACCTGCATCTGTCCAAGAAGCAGGCGTGGGCGCGCGCGGTGGAACTGCTGCGAGAGGTCGGCATTCCGCGCCCGGAGCAGATTGTGCATGACTACCCGCACCAGTTGTCGGGCGGGATGCGGCAGCGCGTGATGATCGCGATGGCGATGGCCTGCCGGCCGAAGCTGCTGATTGCGGACGAGCCGACGACGGCGTTGGATGTGACCATCCAGGCGCAGATCCTCGACCTGATGCGGGCCATCAAGCAAGAGGCCGGTACGTCCATCGTGATGATCACGCACGATCTGGGCGTCGTGGCCGAGATGTGCGACCGGGTCGTGGTGATGTACGCGGGCAAGGTGGTGGAGGAGGCGGACGTGCACACCTTGTTCAAACGCCCACAGCACCCGTACACGCAGGGCTTGCTGGCGTCCATGCCGCGCCTCAATGAGCGGCGCAAGCGATTGGTGGCCATCCCGGGGAACGTGCCGACGCCGTTTGAGATGCCGAAAGGGTGCAAGTTCGCGCCGAGGTGTCCGCACGCCACTGCGGTGTGCCATGAATCCGAGCCCGAGCTTCTGCCGATTGCGGACGACCGTCCGCACACCGTGCGCTGTTGGCTGCACAGTGAACACCAGCAGGCCTTGGCCGCGGCGGCAGACGGCCAGATGGGAGGGTGA
- a CDS encoding amidohydrolase translates to MTTLWPEMENLLREVQSDVVAWRRHLHRYPELSYEEHETAQFVHDLLCSFGALEVSRPTPTSVMARLLGAGEGPTVALRADMDALPIEEENTFEFRSSRPGVMHACGHDAHTAILLATAKVLTQLQPWLCGEVRFFFQHAEEVHPGGAVQMVEAGVMDGVDMVLGLHVRSPLEAGVLAISAGPINAASDRFDITIRGRGGHAAHPHTAVDSVLVAAEVVTQLQHLVSRNKDPLEPLVISVTKISGGSAYNVIPETVQLAGTVRTYSPRLREQVPAWMERVIEGVTSAHGATYEFSYRRGYAPLINDPQVAQLVEETLKDAFGPERVRKAQPGMGGEDFSGFLQAAPGAFFHLGVGNREKGIVYPHHHPRFTVDEDALIVGVEAFVRLALRTNGRQPHLAAGERG, encoded by the coding sequence ATGACCACCTTGTGGCCGGAGATGGAAAATCTGTTGCGAGAAGTGCAGTCCGATGTGGTGGCCTGGCGCCGTCACCTGCACCGGTATCCGGAGCTGTCTTACGAAGAGCATGAAACCGCTCAGTTCGTGCACGACTTGCTGTGCTCCTTCGGTGCTCTGGAGGTATCTCGCCCGACCCCGACCAGCGTCATGGCACGACTGCTTGGGGCGGGGGAGGGGCCTACGGTGGCCTTGCGCGCAGACATGGACGCCTTGCCGATCGAGGAAGAGAACACCTTTGAGTTTCGGTCCTCCCGCCCCGGTGTCATGCACGCATGCGGACACGACGCCCACACGGCCATTCTGTTGGCGACCGCCAAGGTGTTGACCCAGCTCCAGCCGTGGCTGTGCGGGGAGGTCCGCTTCTTCTTCCAGCACGCGGAGGAAGTGCATCCCGGCGGCGCCGTGCAGATGGTGGAGGCCGGGGTGATGGACGGGGTGGACATGGTCCTGGGGCTGCACGTCCGGTCCCCGCTGGAGGCCGGCGTGTTGGCCATCAGCGCCGGGCCCATCAATGCGGCGTCGGATCGGTTCGACATCACCATTCGCGGCCGGGGCGGGCACGCCGCACACCCGCACACGGCGGTCGACAGCGTGCTGGTGGCCGCCGAAGTGGTGACGCAGTTGCAGCACCTGGTCTCGCGGAACAAAGATCCGCTCGAGCCGCTGGTCATCTCCGTGACCAAGATCTCGGGCGGCAGCGCGTACAACGTGATACCGGAGACGGTGCAGCTGGCGGGGACCGTCCGCACCTACAGTCCGCGGCTGCGCGAACAGGTGCCGGCGTGGATGGAGCGCGTGATCGAAGGGGTGACCTCGGCCCACGGTGCCACCTACGAGTTCTCCTACCGGCGCGGCTACGCCCCGCTCATCAACGACCCGCAGGTCGCTCAGTTGGTGGAGGAGACTTTGAAGGATGCGTTCGGACCGGAACGGGTGCGGAAAGCCCAGCCCGGCATGGGCGGCGAGGACTTCTCCGGGTTCTTGCAGGCAGCGCCCGGCGCGTTTTTCCATCTTGGCGTAGGCAACCGGGAGAAGGGGATCGTGTATCCGCACCACCACCCTCGGTTCACGGTCGATGAAGACGCACTGATTGTCGGCGTGGAGGCGTTCGTCCGGTTGGCACTGCGGACGAATGGCCGGCAGCCGCATCTGGCCGCAGGGGAGAGGGGCTGA
- a CDS encoding ABC transporter substrate-binding protein, whose amino-acid sequence MMKLKWAACAAAAAALLAVTTGCGGGTQSANGTPSNATSASGQKTLIFGRGGDSVTLDPSGSTDDESNMVAEEIYDTLVTYKVGTPELQPDLATSWEPSKDGMSWTFHLQQGVKFSDGTPFNADAVVFNFQRWGDPKNPYHKGSSFAHYKSDLGGFYGSPGAIIKDVKKVDDYTVRIDLTHPFAPLPNILTQVAYSIASPEAIKKYNGDISHHPVGTGAFEFVSWTPNDKIVLKKNPNYRTPGLPKLDQLIFQVIPDNTARLNALRAGQIDVMEGVNPSDIQSVKSDPNLNLYISPSNNVGYLAFNTQKKPFDDPRVRQAIAMCIDKKALIDAYYNGLADAGVTILPPKNWAYDGSIQDYPVDIAKAKQLLAEAGYPNGFDTELWAMPIPRPYMPQPQQIATAIQADLAKIGIHAKIVSYDWATYLKKTDNGEHTMCLLGWSAGTWDPTTFMYTLLDSKNAVPPANNTAFYKNPAVDKLLEQALTVSDQNQRAELYKQAQELVFKDEPYVPLVHSQPVRAGSKRVIGFTPQVTGGPEFTSVDLSK is encoded by the coding sequence ATGATGAAGTTGAAATGGGCGGCATGTGCAGCGGCGGCAGCGGCTCTGCTGGCCGTGACAACCGGTTGCGGAGGTGGCACGCAGTCGGCGAACGGTACCCCATCCAACGCTACGTCTGCGTCGGGCCAGAAGACCTTGATCTTCGGCCGGGGGGGTGACTCCGTGACGCTCGATCCGTCTGGCTCCACGGACGACGAGTCGAACATGGTGGCTGAAGAGATCTACGACACGCTGGTGACATACAAGGTCGGCACGCCCGAGCTGCAACCCGATCTCGCGACCAGCTGGGAACCGTCCAAAGACGGCATGTCGTGGACGTTCCATCTCCAACAGGGCGTGAAGTTTTCGGACGGAACGCCGTTTAACGCCGATGCGGTGGTGTTCAACTTCCAGCGGTGGGGCGATCCCAAGAATCCCTATCACAAGGGAAGCTCGTTCGCTCATTATAAATCCGACTTGGGTGGATTCTATGGTTCCCCCGGAGCCATCATCAAAGATGTGAAAAAGGTGGACGACTACACCGTCCGGATAGACCTGACCCATCCGTTCGCCCCGTTGCCGAATATTCTGACTCAAGTGGCCTACAGCATCGCGTCGCCGGAGGCCATTAAGAAGTACAACGGGGACATCTCCCATCATCCTGTGGGGACGGGCGCATTCGAGTTCGTCAGCTGGACGCCGAATGATAAGATCGTTTTGAAGAAAAATCCCAACTACCGTACACCTGGCTTGCCTAAACTGGACCAGCTCATCTTCCAGGTGATCCCGGACAACACGGCACGGCTGAATGCGCTCCGAGCGGGTCAGATCGACGTGATGGAGGGTGTGAATCCGTCTGACATCCAGTCCGTGAAATCGGATCCGAATTTGAATCTTTACATCAGCCCGAGCAACAACGTCGGCTATCTGGCTTTCAACACGCAAAAGAAGCCGTTCGACGATCCGCGGGTGCGCCAGGCCATCGCCATGTGCATCGACAAGAAAGCGTTGATCGACGCGTATTACAACGGTTTGGCCGACGCCGGCGTCACCATTCTGCCGCCGAAGAACTGGGCGTATGACGGCAGCATCCAAGACTATCCGGTCGATATCGCAAAAGCGAAACAGTTGCTCGCCGAGGCGGGATACCCGAACGGTTTTGACACAGAGTTGTGGGCGATGCCGATCCCGCGGCCGTACATGCCGCAACCGCAGCAAATTGCGACCGCGATCCAGGCGGACCTGGCGAAAATCGGCATCCACGCGAAGATTGTCAGCTACGACTGGGCGACGTACCTCAAGAAGACGGATAACGGAGAACACACCATGTGTCTGCTCGGCTGGTCCGCCGGGACGTGGGATCCGACGACGTTTATGTACACGTTGTTGGATTCGAAGAACGCGGTTCCGCCGGCGAACAACACCGCCTTCTACAAGAATCCGGCTGTGGACAAGTTGCTCGAGCAGGCGCTCACGGTGTCGGACCAAAATCAGCGTGCGGAGTTGTACAAGCAGGCTCAGGAGCTGGTGTTCAAGGATGAACCCTACGTTCCCCTGGTGCACTCGCAACCGGTGCGTGCGGGCAGCAAGCGCGTGATTGGGTTCACCCCGCAGGTGACTGGCGGGCCGGAGTTCACGTCTGTCGACCTCTCGAAGTGA
- a CDS encoding M20 family metallopeptidase: MPSLPEVHARIHEAVEQIRDDMVALSLDLHEHPELSLQEHYASGRLKAWLEREGFAVESPVAGLPTAFVGRIGQGRPTIAFLLEYDALPEIGHACGHNLIATGGLTAAISLARALPEPPGSIWVIGTPGEEGAGGKVIELEAGVFDGVDAALMFHPGDRTIPWRHATATAHLRIQFHGKAAHAAGSPQEGRNALAAMIQFFVSVDGLRQHIPESARLHGIITHGGAAPNIVPDFTEAEFLVRALTREKVLELVERVQACAQGAALATGTTVEIAHASPIYAERKNNHTMASRVFQYLAELGEETEEPVLRGGTGSSDIGNVSLVLPAIHPYLKIAPRGTPGHSHAFREAARSPEAQQAMLRMAEAMAKTAADLLLDPSFLQAVQEEFRTAGPDFPQ; encoded by the coding sequence ATGCCATCATTGCCAGAGGTGCATGCGCGGATCCACGAAGCAGTGGAGCAGATTCGCGACGACATGGTCGCGCTCAGTCTCGATCTGCACGAGCATCCAGAGCTCTCCTTACAAGAACACTATGCGAGCGGGCGATTGAAAGCATGGCTGGAACGAGAGGGTTTTGCCGTCGAGAGCCCGGTGGCAGGCTTGCCGACGGCATTTGTCGGTCGCATCGGTCAAGGACGGCCGACAATCGCCTTTCTGTTGGAGTACGATGCGCTTCCGGAGATCGGGCATGCCTGTGGGCATAACCTGATTGCGACCGGAGGATTGACTGCGGCCATTTCGTTGGCACGGGCACTGCCCGAACCTCCTGGGTCCATTTGGGTCATCGGCACACCAGGGGAGGAAGGTGCCGGTGGAAAGGTCATCGAATTGGAAGCAGGGGTATTCGATGGTGTGGACGCCGCTTTGATGTTCCACCCCGGTGATCGGACGATCCCATGGCGACATGCGACGGCCACGGCCCATTTGCGTATCCAGTTTCACGGGAAAGCTGCGCACGCTGCTGGCAGCCCACAGGAGGGGCGCAACGCGCTGGCGGCGATGATTCAGTTCTTCGTTTCCGTGGACGGGTTGCGTCAGCATATTCCGGAGAGTGCACGCCTGCACGGCATCATCACACATGGCGGAGCGGCCCCCAATATAGTGCCGGATTTTACGGAAGCGGAATTCCTGGTCCGCGCTCTGACACGTGAGAAGGTGTTGGAGCTTGTGGAACGCGTGCAAGCTTGTGCACAGGGCGCCGCGTTGGCCACCGGAACGACCGTGGAAATCGCCCACGCATCACCGATCTACGCGGAGCGGAAAAACAACCACACCATGGCGTCACGCGTGTTTCAGTATCTTGCGGAATTGGGGGAGGAGACGGAAGAGCCCGTCCTGCGGGGAGGGACCGGGTCGTCCGATATCGGGAATGTCAGCTTGGTCTTGCCGGCCATTCACCCGTACCTGAAAATCGCACCCCGCGGTACACCTGGTCATTCTCATGCGTTTCGGGAGGCCGCCAGATCGCCGGAGGCCCAACAGGCCATGTTGCGGATGGCCGAGGCGATGGCAAAGACCGCGGCCGATCTCTTGCTCGATCCTTCCTTTTTGCAGGCCGTCCAAGAGGAGTTCCGAACGGCGGGGCCCGATTTTCCTCAATGA
- a CDS encoding aminotransferase class I/II-fold pyridoxal phosphate-dependent enzyme has product MESVASARVRQLSAGIFAELAARKRQALERGVDVIDLSIGSPDLPPPPWVMEELAQSSRDPGNYGYTVSASAEFRRAVSEFYQTRYGVALDPERQVVQVMGSQEGLTHLAWALLDPGDLVLVPDPGYPIYEASVRIAGGEVFPMPLRPENGYLPDLGRIPEEIARRAKMMILNYPGNPLPVLGTDTFFSEVVQFAKRNGILVVHDFAYSELVFDGHRAPSFLSVPGAMEVGIESNSLSKTFSMAGCRIGYMVGNEHVLRALSTLKSHIDFGVFAPIERAAVRALRAPAGSLETHARLYQERRDALVRSFAAAGWHVPSPPATMFAWAPIPVPGSARTFAIDLMEHTGVAVTPGDAFGRQGEGYVRIALVQPADRLEEAARRISAYLAHRRAAG; this is encoded by the coding sequence GTGGAATCGGTCGCATCGGCGCGGGTGCGCCAGTTGTCCGCAGGTATTTTTGCAGAGTTGGCTGCGCGCAAGCGCCAAGCCCTCGAACGAGGTGTGGACGTGATTGACTTGAGCATCGGCAGCCCGGATCTGCCGCCTCCGCCCTGGGTGATGGAGGAACTGGCGCAATCCTCCCGCGACCCGGGCAACTACGGGTACACGGTATCGGCTTCGGCGGAATTCCGACGTGCAGTCTCTGAATTCTATCAAACGCGGTACGGTGTGGCCCTCGACCCCGAGCGGCAGGTCGTCCAAGTGATGGGGTCTCAGGAGGGATTGACCCATTTGGCTTGGGCTCTGCTTGACCCAGGGGATCTGGTTCTGGTCCCCGATCCGGGCTATCCCATCTATGAAGCCAGCGTGCGGATTGCCGGCGGAGAGGTCTTTCCCATGCCGCTGCGCCCGGAGAACGGCTATCTGCCGGATCTCGGCCGCATCCCGGAAGAGATCGCCCGCCGCGCGAAGATGATGATCCTGAACTATCCGGGAAATCCCTTGCCAGTGCTGGGGACGGACACCTTTTTCTCCGAAGTGGTGCAATTCGCCAAACGGAACGGCATCCTCGTCGTGCACGACTTCGCCTACTCGGAACTGGTGTTCGACGGCCACCGCGCTCCGAGTTTCCTGTCGGTCCCGGGTGCCATGGAGGTCGGCATTGAGTCTAACTCCCTGTCGAAGACGTTCAGCATGGCTGGATGCCGCATTGGTTATATGGTGGGAAACGAACACGTGCTCAGGGCGCTCTCGACGCTCAAGTCTCACATCGACTTTGGCGTCTTCGCCCCCATCGAGCGCGCCGCCGTGCGGGCCCTGCGCGCCCCAGCAGGCAGCCTGGAGACTCATGCCCGTCTGTACCAGGAGCGCCGGGACGCACTGGTGCGAAGCTTCGCCGCTGCCGGTTGGCACGTGCCGAGTCCGCCTGCGACCATGTTCGCTTGGGCACCCATTCCGGTGCCAGGGAGCGCCCGAACGTTCGCGATCGATCTCATGGAACACACCGGCGTCGCCGTCACACCCGGGGACGCTTTCGGGCGCCAAGGAGAAGGATATGTGCGTATCGCCCTCGTGCAGCCCGCCGACCGCCTGGAGGAAGCGGCCCGGCGCATCAGCGCATACCTGGCGCACCGGCGCGCGGCGGGTTGA
- the trxB gene encoding thioredoxin-disulfide reductase, which translates to MERHRVMILGTGPAGLTAAIYAARANLDPLVVEGDLPGGQLTQTTEVENFPGFPDGILGPQLMDNMHKQAERFGARFVNGWVTSVDLSRRPFRVVVDDKNTYEADALIVSTGASAKMLGIPGEQELLGHGVSTCATCDGFFFRNKRVVVVGGGDSAMEEATFLTKFASEVTIIHRRNELRASKVMQERARSNPKIRWVLNATPVAVHGDGGKVTGIEVRDNASGNTRVIDTDGVFVAIGHTPNTGFLKGQLELDDLGYIRTDGVTTQTSVEGVFACGDVMDSRYRQAITAAGSGCKAAMDVERWLEGSMTHSWSLAETGH; encoded by the coding sequence ATGGAACGGCATCGTGTCATGATCCTCGGAACAGGTCCAGCCGGATTGACAGCGGCCATCTACGCCGCGCGGGCGAACCTGGACCCGTTGGTCGTCGAGGGCGACCTGCCGGGCGGACAGTTGACACAGACCACCGAAGTGGAGAATTTCCCCGGTTTCCCGGATGGCATCCTCGGTCCACAGCTGATGGACAACATGCACAAGCAGGCGGAGCGCTTCGGGGCCCGGTTCGTGAACGGATGGGTGACGTCGGTCGATCTGAGCCGGCGCCCGTTTCGGGTCGTCGTCGACGACAAGAACACGTACGAGGCGGACGCGCTGATCGTCTCCACCGGTGCGTCTGCGAAGATGCTCGGCATCCCGGGTGAACAGGAGCTGTTGGGGCACGGGGTGTCTACCTGTGCGACGTGCGACGGGTTTTTCTTCCGCAACAAGCGTGTGGTGGTCGTCGGAGGCGGCGACTCGGCCATGGAGGAGGCCACCTTCCTGACCAAGTTCGCGTCCGAGGTCACCATCATCCACCGCAGGAACGAGCTGCGCGCGTCCAAGGTGATGCAGGAGCGTGCCCGGAGCAATCCGAAGATTCGATGGGTGCTCAATGCCACACCCGTCGCGGTCCACGGGGACGGCGGAAAGGTGACCGGGATCGAGGTGCGAGACAACGCCAGCGGGAACACGCGCGTGATCGACACGGATGGCGTCTTTGTCGCCATCGGCCACACCCCCAACACCGGGTTTTTGAAGGGACAACTGGAGCTGGACGACCTCGGATACATTCGAACGGACGGTGTGACCACCCAGACGAGCGTGGAGGGCGTATTCGCGTGCGGCGACGTGATGGATTCCCGGTACCGCCAGGCCATCACCGCGGCTGGAAGCGGATGCAAGGCCGCGATGGACGTGGAGCGGTGGCTGGAAGGATCGATGACGCACAGCTGGTCCCTGGCGGAGACGGGGCACTGA
- a CDS encoding chromate transporter has product MTWWHVLVGFLLPNLLGYGGGPAMIPLLQDQAVTHYHWLSNAEFANVLALGNVLPGPIATKMATFIGYQVEGWLGLVLALAATVVPSAIALILLMRLLNRFRQSDAVKGMTAMVQPVITVLMIALTWEFGKTSVLKIGWIQSLIIAALSLWLMQWRKVHPALVIVGAFAYGGVVLPLFQ; this is encoded by the coding sequence ATGACCTGGTGGCACGTATTGGTCGGGTTTTTGTTGCCCAACCTGCTCGGATACGGCGGTGGTCCGGCGATGATCCCGCTGTTGCAGGACCAGGCGGTGACGCATTACCACTGGCTGTCCAATGCCGAATTCGCCAATGTCCTGGCGCTCGGGAACGTCCTGCCGGGGCCCATCGCCACCAAGATGGCCACGTTCATCGGTTATCAGGTGGAGGGTTGGCTGGGGCTGGTCCTCGCGCTGGCGGCGACCGTCGTCCCGTCGGCCATCGCCCTGATCCTGCTCATGCGGCTGCTCAACCGGTTCCGCCAATCGGACGCGGTCAAGGGGATGACGGCCATGGTGCAGCCGGTGATCACGGTCCTGATGATCGCCCTGACCTGGGAGTTCGGCAAGACGTCCGTCCTGAAGATCGGCTGGATACAGTCCCTCATCATCGCGGCGCTGTCTTTGTGGTTGATGCAATGGCGCAAGGTCCATCCCGCCTTGGTCATTGTCGGCGCCTTCGCGTACGGCGGCGTGGTGCTGCCCCTCTTTCAATAA